The following are encoded in a window of Ruminiclostridium herbifermentans genomic DNA:
- a CDS encoding ATP-binding protein, whose translation MRAITYTINKDIKALAEMIDLLLKDIMLVHFICDDILFELKVVLNELITNALCHGNKCELNKVVYVTFKLVSYNYIYISVRDEGLGFKFEVNTKSIDDYLDKVNKELCEHGRGLVIVYSLCDKVKFNKCGNKVSILKKLSPI comes from the coding sequence GTGAGGGCCATTACTTATACCATTAATAAAGATATAAAGGCTTTAGCTGAAATGATAGATTTGTTACTAAAAGACATTATGCTTGTTCATTTTATATGTGATGATATTTTATTTGAGTTAAAAGTAGTACTTAATGAATTAATTACTAATGCATTATGTCATGGTAACAAATGTGAATTGAATAAAGTAGTATATGTTACTTTTAAGTTGGTTAGTTATAATTATATATATATAAGTGTTAGAGATGAGGGATTGGGATTTAAATTTGAGGTAAATACAAAATCAATAGATGATTACCTTGATAAAGTTAATAAGGAATTATGCGAGCATGGTAGAGGATTGGTAATAGTATATAGCCTTTGTGATAAAGTTAAATTCAACAAATGCGGAAATAAGGTATCAATTTTAAAGAAACTTAGTCCAATATAA
- the rpsJ gene encoding 30S ribosomal protein S10, giving the protein MSNKQKIRIRLKAFDHQVLDQSAEKIVETAKRTGARVSGPVPLPTEKEIITILRAPHKYKDSREQFEMRTHKRLIDILLPTPKTVDALMRLDLPAGVDIEIKL; this is encoded by the coding sequence ATGTCAAACAAACAGAAAATACGTATCAGATTAAAAGCGTTCGATCATCAGGTGTTAGATCAGTCGGCTGAAAAGATTGTTGAAACTGCTAAAAGGACAGGAGCTAGAGTTTCAGGACCAGTTCCACTTCCTACTGAAAAAGAAATAATAACAATCTTAAGAGCTCCACACAAATATAAGGACTCTAGAGAACAGTTCGAAATGAGAACTCATAAGAGATTGATTGATATCCTTCTTCCAACGCCAAAAACTGTTGACGCATTAATGAGACTGGATCTTCCAGCTGGCGTAGATATAGAGATTAAGTTATAA
- a CDS encoding copper amine oxidase N-terminal domain-containing protein produces MQDEVLSIKLLLETLFKTLKKSTNYFAYTYLLKDVSLISKWKTGKAVPKNEDIDKIVEFVNNESTGMQRHLIRVKIEEYINDSLLDLSLKKMLLGIEDFSTFLTETLLISVSDVGKNLDLNISQSNFPANYENNYENNYGNNERNENSTETIEIEDTKIAEIPTISHVVPQKIKPFSMLVHKYRTILILLLIIVLCSAVFIFKQIISNNEENSIKYTSNYSIPNEKNTIILSEEYFLSYTYLKDSEDGVQLDINGTPIPYYNFYPKVINNVIYLPFSDTFKQLGFSLINYNEKFRSFKDLRTGKTVMAEVGRKNFQYDNKDIELTEPIIMEELNIYIPAYCLMGFTSYLDRMIPYNIDIMVDSKIQPKYEFEPRVINDTLYLSFRYLFELFDYNVKPDRRINDGINRAIAVDGKQTVTVEESKEIVVLNDKPVNLSAAVLMLADTTYVPVDIIKQVLNMDYNWDRDNKILEITTSKRN; encoded by the coding sequence ATGCAAGACGAAGTACTTTCAATAAAGCTATTACTTGAAACATTATTTAAGACTTTAAAAAAAAGTACAAATTATTTTGCTTATACATATTTATTAAAGGATGTTTCACTAATTTCTAAATGGAAGACAGGTAAAGCAGTTCCAAAGAATGAGGATATTGATAAAATTGTTGAGTTTGTAAATAACGAATCAACAGGAATGCAGAGACATTTAATTCGTGTCAAAATAGAAGAATATATTAATGATTCATTACTAGATTTATCACTTAAGAAAATGTTGCTTGGTATTGAAGATTTTTCTACGTTCTTAACTGAAACTTTGCTTATTTCTGTTTCTGATGTGGGCAAAAATTTAGATTTAAATATATCACAAAGTAATTTTCCTGCAAATTATGAGAATAATTATGAGAATAATTATGGAAATAATGAAAGAAATGAAAACTCAACCGAGACTATAGAGATTGAAGATACAAAAATTGCAGAAATCCCTACAATTTCACATGTGGTTCCACAAAAAATCAAACCTTTTTCAATGCTAGTTCACAAATATAGAACTATATTGATTTTATTGCTGATTATTGTGCTATGCAGTGCTGTATTTATTTTTAAACAGATTATATCCAATAATGAAGAGAATAGCATTAAGTATACAAGTAATTACAGTATACCCAATGAAAAAAATACAATTATACTGTCAGAAGAATATTTTTTATCTTATACTTATTTGAAAGATTCTGAAGATGGGGTTCAATTAGATATTAATGGAACTCCAATACCGTATTATAATTTTTACCCAAAGGTAATTAACAACGTAATATATTTACCATTTAGCGATACATTTAAGCAATTGGGATTTTCGTTAATTAATTATAATGAAAAATTTCGCAGCTTCAAAGATCTACGTACTGGAAAAACTGTTATGGCGGAGGTAGGCAGAAAGAATTTTCAGTATGATAACAAAGACATAGAACTTACAGAGCCAATAATAATGGAAGAATTAAATATATATATACCTGCATATTGTTTAATGGGTTTTACTTCATATTTAGATAGAATGATTCCGTATAATATTGATATAATGGTTGATAGTAAAATACAACCTAAGTATGAGTTTGAGCCACGTGTGATAAATGATACTTTGTATTTATCATTTAGATATTTATTTGAACTTTTTGATTATAATGTAAAGCCTGATAGAAGAATTAATGACGGTATAAACCGTGCTATTGCTGTAGATGGCAAACAAACTGTAACAGTTGAGGAAAGCAAGGAAATTGTAGTATTAAACGATAAGCCAGTGAATCTTAGTGCAGCAGTTCTAATGTTGGCAGATACAACATATGTTCCTGTGGATATTATCAAGCAGGTATTAAATATGGATTATAATTGGGACAGGGATAATAAAATATTAGAGATAACAACTAGCAAAAGGAATTAA
- the rplN gene encoding 50S ribosomal protein L14 produces the protein MIQVQSRMKVADNTGAKELMCIKVLGGSWRKYANIGDVIVASVKNATPGGVVKKGDVVKCVIVRSKRGVRRADGSYIKFDENAAVIIKDDKTPRGTRIFGPVARELRDKEFMKIVSLAPEVL, from the coding sequence ATGATTCAAGTTCAGTCTAGAATGAAAGTAGCTGATAATACTGGAGCTAAAGAACTTATGTGTATTAAAGTTCTTGGTGGTTCTTGGAGAAAGTATGCTAATATCGGTGATGTAATAGTTGCTTCAGTTAAAAATGCAACACCCGGCGGTGTTGTAAAGAAGGGTGACGTAGTTAAGTGTGTTATTGTGCGTTCAAAAAGAGGTGTTAGAAGAGCAGATGGCTCATACATCAAGTTTGATGAAAACGCTGCAGTAATAATTAAAGATGATAAAACCCCAAGAGGAACGCGTATATTTGGACCTGTTGCGAGAGAATTAAGAGATAAAGAATTTATGAAGATTGTTTCTCTAGCACCAGAAGTATTGTAA
- a CDS encoding SigB/SigF/SigG family RNA polymerase sigma factor, with protein MEQNNRNVAMMEDEELFTLYSNTNDIKYRNEIVSKYLNLAEYLSKKFINRGVDFEDIYQVACLALINAVDRFSLDKGVKFVSFATPTILGEIKRFFRDKSSSIKIPRRLYEARQGLNKARDELTQQYGRVPKADEIAAYMGISVETVLELIEAGSSTIIKSLDQNIYQDNDAELGDTLGYDEKTYEKIENRDFIEKALNMFGELEREFITLRYIQNYTQKQIAEIFGVSQMYVSRMEKKILDKFRTLL; from the coding sequence ATGGAACAAAATAATAGAAACGTTGCTATGATGGAGGATGAAGAACTGTTTACGCTGTATTCCAATACAAATGACATTAAATACAGAAATGAAATTGTATCAAAATATTTGAACCTTGCTGAATACTTATCAAAAAAATTTATTAATAGAGGTGTTGATTTCGAAGATATATATCAAGTTGCTTGTTTGGCATTAATAAATGCTGTAGATAGATTTAGCCTGGATAAAGGAGTCAAGTTTGTTAGTTTTGCAACTCCTACAATACTTGGAGAAATAAAGAGGTTTTTTAGGGACAAGAGTTCATCAATAAAGATTCCAAGAAGGCTTTATGAAGCTAGACAAGGACTAAATAAGGCAAGAGATGAATTGACGCAACAATATGGTAGGGTTCCAAAAGCAGACGAAATAGCAGCATATATGGGAATAAGTGTAGAAACAGTTTTAGAATTGATTGAAGCTGGAAGTTCAACTATAATTAAGTCTTTAGATCAAAATATATACCAAGATAACGATGCTGAACTTGGTGATACCTTAGGATACGATGAAAAAACATATGAGAAAATTGAAAATAGAGATTTTATTGAAAAAGCCTTGAACATGTTTGGAGAACTAGAAAGAGAGTTTATTACATTAAGATATATTCAGAACTATACTCAAAAACAAATTGCTGAAATATTTGGAGTTTCTCAAATGTATGTATCAAGAATGGAAAAAAAGATTCTTGATAAGTTTAGAACCTTACTATAA
- the rplP gene encoding 50S ribosomal protein L16 — protein MLMPKRVKRRRVHRGKMTGKATRGNVVSNGEYGIQATEPAWITSNQIEAARIAMTRYIKRGGKVWIKIFPDKPVTKKPAETRMGSGKGSPEYWVAVVKPGRVLFEIAGVPEDTAREALRLAMHKLPVKCKFVTREVEMGGEANES, from the coding sequence ATGTTAATGCCCAAAAGAGTAAAACGTAGAAGGGTTCACAGAGGCAAAATGACTGGTAAAGCAACCAGAGGTAATGTTGTATCAAATGGTGAATACGGCATTCAAGCTACAGAACCTGCTTGGATTACAAGTAATCAAATTGAGGCTGCCAGAATAGCGATGACTCGTTATATTAAGCGTGGTGGTAAGGTTTGGATTAAGATATTCCCAGATAAGCCAGTAACAAAAAAACCTGCTGAGACTCGTATGGGTAGCGGTAAAGGTTCACCTGAGTACTGGGTAGCAGTAGTTAAACCAGGTAGAGTATTATTTGAAATCGCGGGAGTACCAGAAGATACTGCAAGAGAAGCATTAAGACTTGCTATGCATAAACTTCCGGTAAAATGTAAATTTGTAACCCGTGAGGTAGAAATGGGTGGTGAAGCAAATGAAAGCTAG
- the rplD gene encoding 50S ribosomal protein L4: MPKVDLYNMKGEVVGDYQLSDNVFGVEINDLALHTVVVNQLANRRQGTQSTKTKSEVRGGGKKPWRQKGTGRARQGSIRSAQWIKGGIVLGPKPRSYKYTLPKKLKRIALKSALTSKVVENEIFVLDSLALDAIKTKSMVGVLNNLKVDSTALIVIDSGNENVIKSARNIPGVKTAFVNTINVFDILKYDKFIITKDVVEKVEEVYA; the protein is encoded by the coding sequence ATGCCAAAGGTTGATTTATATAACATGAAGGGTGAAGTAGTTGGAGATTATCAACTTAGTGATAATGTTTTTGGCGTAGAAATAAATGATTTAGCACTTCACACTGTAGTAGTTAATCAGTTAGCAAATAGAAGACAGGGAACTCAGTCTACTAAAACCAAGAGTGAAGTTAGAGGTGGCGGTAAAAAGCCGTGGAGACAAAAGGGAACTGGTCGTGCAAGACAAGGAAGTATCCGTTCAGCTCAGTGGATTAAAGGTGGTATAGTATTAGGACCTAAGCCACGCAGCTACAAATATACTCTTCCTAAGAAATTAAAGCGTATTGCATTAAAATCAGCATTGACATCTAAGGTGGTAGAAAATGAAATATTTGTACTTGATTCCTTAGCATTAGATGCAATCAAGACAAAATCAATGGTAGGCGTTCTTAATAACCTAAAAGTTGATTCAACTGCGTTAATTGTAATTGATTCAGGCAATGAAAATGTTATTAAGTCTGCAAGAAATATTCCTGGAGTTAAGACAGCATTTGTAAATACTATCAATGTATTTGATATATTGAAGTATGACAAATTCATTATAACAAAGGATGTTGTTGAAAAGGTTGAGGAGGTGTACGCATAA
- the rpsC gene encoding 30S ribosomal protein S3, producing the protein MGQKVNPHGFRIGVIKDWDTKWYANKKTFSSYLVEDVAIRDFIKKKLYASGISRIEIDRAANKVKINVNTAKPGLVIGKGGQGIEDLRKDVEKLTGKSVLINITEIKSPDSDAQLVAENIASQLEKRISFRRAMKQCMSRTMKAGAKGIKTSCAGRLGGAEIARTEHYHEGTIPLQTLRADIDYGFAEANTTYGKIGVKVWIYKGEVLPAVKKETKAEGGVK; encoded by the coding sequence ATGGGCCAGAAAGTAAATCCACATGGATTCAGAATCGGGGTAATTAAAGATTGGGATACTAAATGGTATGCAAATAAGAAAACATTTAGTAGTTATCTCGTTGAAGATGTTGCAATCAGAGATTTTATAAAGAAGAAACTTTATGCATCAGGTATATCAAGAATTGAAATTGATCGTGCTGCTAATAAAGTTAAAATAAATGTTAATACAGCAAAACCAGGTCTTGTAATTGGTAAGGGTGGACAAGGCATTGAAGATTTAAGAAAAGATGTAGAAAAGTTAACAGGCAAAAGCGTTCTAATAAATATTACAGAGATTAAATCTCCTGATAGCGATGCTCAGCTTGTTGCAGAAAATATTGCATCACAGCTTGAAAAACGTATTTCATTTAGAAGAGCTATGAAGCAATGTATGTCAAGAACAATGAAAGCTGGTGCTAAAGGTATAAAAACTTCATGCGCTGGTAGACTTGGTGGTGCTGAAATTGCAAGAACTGAGCATTATCATGAAGGAACTATTCCACTTCAAACACTTCGTGCTGATATAGACTATGGTTTTGCAGAAGCAAATACAACATATGGAAAAATTGGCGTAAAGGTATGGATATATAAAGGAGAAGTTCTTCCAGCTGTTAAGAAAGAGACAAAAGCGGAAGGAGGAGTTAAATAA
- the rplV gene encoding 50S ribosomal protein L22 — MEKKVLSKEELLKNKEQILAEQNAKHRKSNKPALLTKKERKVLGIGKNEGRAVLKYARISSRKVKIVLDLIKNKGLDEAYAILRFTPKAAAEVLYKVLKSAEANAVNNNNLNYDDLFVAEAYATQGPTLKRIQPRAQGRAFKILKRTSHITLVVKERQ; from the coding sequence TTGGAGAAAAAGGTTTTGTCCAAAGAGGAGCTATTAAAAAATAAAGAGCAAATATTAGCTGAACAAAATGCTAAACACAGAAAGTCAAATAAGCCTGCACTTCTTACAAAGAAAGAAAGAAAAGTACTTGGTATTGGTAAGAATGAAGGTAGAGCAGTATTAAAATATGCACGTATATCATCTAGAAAAGTAAAAATAGTATTGGATTTAATAAAAAATAAAGGTCTTGATGAGGCATATGCAATTCTTAGATTTACTCCAAAAGCTGCTGCGGAGGTTTTATATAAGGTTCTTAAATCAGCAGAGGCTAATGCAGTAAACAATAATAATTTAAATTATGATGATTTATTTGTTGCAGAAGCATACGCAACACAAGGACCTACATTAAAGAGAATCCAGCCACGTGCTCAAGGTAGAGCATTTAAAATTCTGAAAAGAACAAGTCACATTACACTAGTTGTAAAAGAAAGACAATAA
- the rpsS gene encoding 30S ribosomal protein S19 — protein MSRSVKKGPYVLDSLMKKIEEMNKANEKKVIKTWSRASTIFPQMVGHTIAVHDGKKHVPVFLTEEMVGHKLGEFAPTRTYKGHGGNEKSTSLR, from the coding sequence ATGAGTAGATCAGTAAAAAAAGGACCTTACGTGTTAGATTCATTGATGAAAAAGATTGAAGAAATGAATAAGGCTAATGAAAAGAAAGTTATTAAGACTTGGTCAAGAGCTTCAACTATATTCCCTCAAATGGTCGGACATACAATTGCTGTTCATGATGGAAAGAAGCATGTACCAGTGTTTTTGACAGAAGAAATGGTTGGTCACAAGCTTGGTGAATTCGCACCGACTAGAACATATAAGGGACACGGTGGTAATGAAAAGTCAACTTCACTAAGATAA
- the rpmC gene encoding 50S ribosomal protein L29 yields MKASEIREKNMLELNKELLDLKSELFKLRFQLATNQLENPMKLKDVKKSIAKVKTIIREKELSGAEK; encoded by the coding sequence ATGAAAGCTAGTGAAATCAGAGAAAAAAATATGTTAGAGTTAAATAAAGAATTGTTAGATTTAAAGTCTGAACTCTTCAAGCTTAGATTTCAGCTTGCTACAAATCAGCTTGAAAACCCAATGAAGCTAAAGGATGTAAAAAAATCCATAGCTAAAGTTAAGACAATTATAAGGGAAAAAGAGCTTAGTGGTGCCGAAAAGTAA
- the rplW gene encoding 50S ribosomal protein L23 yields the protein MRLPQDIILKPYITEKSNMEIASGKYTFIVDVKSTKTEIRKAVEALFNVKVIQVNTINMDGKIKRTGVHVGPRPAWKKAIVKIDTNPKPVEYLTKGGKTVSNAKKYKTSIEEFGVAQ from the coding sequence ATGAGATTACCACAGGACATTATTCTTAAGCCATATATTACAGAAAAGAGTAATATGGAAATCGCTTCTGGAAAGTACACTTTTATAGTTGATGTTAAGTCAACAAAGACCGAAATCAGAAAAGCGGTTGAAGCACTTTTTAATGTTAAAGTAATTCAAGTAAATACAATTAATATGGATGGTAAAATCAAGCGCACAGGTGTTCATGTAGGACCACGTCCAGCTTGGAAAAAAGCCATCGTTAAAATAGATACTAATCCAAAGCCAGTAGAATACTTAACTAAGGGTGGAAAGACAGTATCAAATGCTAAGAAATATAAGACTAGCATAGAAGAATTTGGCGTTGCTCAGTAA
- the rpsQ gene encoding 30S ribosomal protein S17 → MVERALRKTRVGKVVSNKMDKTIVVAVETSVKHPLYGKIIKRTYKLKAHDEENACNIGDKVKVMETRPLSKEKRWRLVEIVEKAQ, encoded by the coding sequence TTGGTAGAAAGAGCGCTAAGAAAGACTAGGGTTGGAAAAGTAGTCAGCAATAAAATGGATAAGACTATTGTTGTTGCTGTTGAAACTAGTGTAAAGCATCCGTTATACGGAAAGATAATTAAGAGAACTTATAAGCTAAAAGCACATGATGAAGAAAATGCATGTAATATAGGCGATAAAGTTAAAGTTATGGAAACAAGACCATTAAGTAAAGAGAAGAGATGGAGACTTGTTGAAATCGTTGAAAAGGCACAATAA
- the rplB gene encoding 50S ribosomal protein L2 — MAVKKYSPTTPARRFMTSLDYSELSKVEPEKSLLQPKSKNGGRNSFGRITVRHQGGGNRQKYRVIDFKRDKDGIKAKVATIEYDPNRTANIALLNYIDGEKRYILAPVGLSIGDIIESGESADIKPGNALPLSNIPVGSLIHNIELKPGKGGQLVRSAGNSAQLMAKEGDYAQVRLPSGEVRMIRINCKATIGQVGNIEHENIKVGKAGRKRWMGIRPTVRGVVMNPCDHPHGGGEGKSPIGRPSPVTPWGKPTLGYKTRKKKNSSDKFIIKKRNQK; from the coding sequence ATGGCAGTAAAAAAGTATAGTCCTACAACCCCAGCGAGAAGGTTTATGACATCACTTGATTATTCAGAACTTTCAAAAGTTGAACCTGAAAAATCATTATTACAGCCTAAAAGTAAAAACGGGGGAAGAAACTCATTTGGTAGGATTACTGTTCGTCACCAAGGCGGCGGTAATAGACAAAAATATAGAGTTATAGATTTTAAAAGAGATAAAGATGGTATCAAGGCAAAAGTTGCAACAATAGAATATGATCCTAATAGGACTGCAAATATTGCACTTCTTAACTATATAGATGGTGAAAAGAGATATATCCTTGCACCAGTAGGATTAAGTATAGGCGATATAATAGAATCAGGCGAATCAGCTGATATCAAGCCTGGTAATGCACTTCCATTATCAAATATTCCTGTTGGTTCATTGATTCATAACATTGAACTTAAACCAGGAAAAGGCGGACAGCTAGTAAGATCAGCAGGTAACTCTGCACAGCTTATGGCTAAAGAAGGAGATTATGCTCAAGTAAGACTACCATCTGGCGAAGTTCGTATGATTAGAATTAATTGTAAAGCGACTATCGGACAGGTTGGAAATATTGAACATGAAAATATAAAGGTTGGTAAAGCTGGTAGAAAGAGATGGATGGGAATAAGACCTACTGTACGTGGTGTTGTTATGAACCCATGTGATCACCCTCATGGTGGTGGTGAAGGTAAATCACCTATCGGTAGACCAAGTCCAGTTACACCTTGGGGTAAACCAACTCTTGGCTACAAGACAAGAAAGAAGAAGAACAGTTCAGATAAGTTTATTATTAAGAAGAGAAATCAAAAGTAA
- a CDS encoding ATP-binding protein — protein sequence MSNISDKVMLVLPLKTEFVSTARLTASSVAARMGFNIDEVEDIKVAVSEVCNIILSRAGNGLVQFKISFEMYKDRLEMTFTGEDAELQCFEGTLENEYGIYIMKALMDSVELCNDNHSIVMTKRIGE from the coding sequence ATGAGTAATATTTCTGATAAGGTTATGCTTGTGCTTCCCTTAAAAACTGAATTTGTTAGCACTGCTAGATTAACAGCGTCAAGTGTGGCTGCTAGAATGGGGTTTAATATTGATGAGGTTGAGGATATAAAGGTGGCTGTTTCTGAGGTTTGTAACATTATATTATCTCGTGCAGGAAATGGATTGGTACAATTTAAGATATCTTTTGAAATGTACAAGGACAGATTAGAAATGACCTTTACAGGTGAGGATGCAGAGTTACAGTGTTTTGAAGGTACACTTGAAAATGAATATGGCATATATATAATGAAAGCACTAATGGACTCTGTAGAACTTTGTAATGATAATCATTCCATAGTTATGACTAAAAGGATTGGTGAATAA
- the rplC gene encoding 50S ribosomal protein L3: MKKAIIGKKIGMTQIFDEKGLVIPVTVIEAGPITVVQKKTVETDGYDAIKVGYLKVQEKKLSKPKLGQFTKFKLAPMKYLKEFKFEDVSGYEVGQEIKVEDMFQSGDKIDVTGISKGKGFAGVIKRFGQSRGPETHGSMYHRRTGSLGSGTTPGRVIRGKRMPGHMGMDKITVQNLEVVRVDAERNLMLIKGAVPGPKGGLLVIKNTVKSGK, translated from the coding sequence ATGAAAAAAGCAATTATTGGTAAGAAAATAGGAATGACTCAGATATTTGACGAAAAAGGATTGGTTATACCAGTAACAGTTATCGAAGCAGGACCAATAACTGTTGTTCAAAAGAAAACAGTTGAGACTGATGGGTATGATGCAATAAAGGTTGGATATTTAAAAGTTCAGGAAAAGAAGCTAAGTAAACCAAAATTAGGTCAATTTACAAAGTTCAAACTTGCTCCAATGAAATATCTTAAAGAGTTTAAATTTGAAGATGTTTCAGGTTACGAGGTTGGACAGGAAATTAAAGTTGAAGATATGTTCCAGTCTGGAGATAAAATAGACGTAACTGGTATCTCTAAAGGTAAAGGATTTGCAGGTGTTATTAAAAGATTTGGACAAAGCAGAGGTCCAGAAACTCACGGTTCTATGTATCACAGAAGAACTGGTTCATTGGGTTCTGGTACAACACCAGGTAGAGTTATTAGAGGTAAGAGAATGCCAGGACATATGGGTATGGATAAAATAACAGTTCAAAATCTTGAAGTTGTTAGAGTTGATGCAGAGAGAAACCTTATGTTAATTAAGGGAGCTGTTCCAGGACCAAAAGGTGGTTTGCTTGTTATTAAAAATACGGTTAAGTCCGGTAAATAA